GGGTTGTGTGGATTAGTCACAAAATAATGTTACGTTAAGCTTGAATAATGTGCTACGACAAAACATTTGAAGGCGTTTCAAAGTGACATTTTGAAAGTCGGTGACATTTTGAAAGAACGTCTCGCTTCTCATtttcttctgttgttgtttccGTCGTTTAGAGAAAAAAGACCCCACAGTTGATCCTAAAGGGAAACCTGAGGAGGCTCCTAACGCACCAGGTAGCTTATGAACATCCACCGAAATGTTCTTCACTGACTGAAGAAGTAGAAATTCATACTTTACTTTATGACTTATCAGTTTGAAAATGTGTCTtaatagataaatagatagataaatTCACTCTTTCCAACCTGCTTGAGGCCTTTTGTCAGTAgtattattacatattatatagCATTACTTTAATGTTGGGTGGCTctgattattttccttttgccaaatctgcaaaaaaaacctgtcTGATCATtatttgtgtatatgtatgATTATATGATGTCAGCACTATTAACACAAAATCACATTtcgcacaacaacaacaataatgagTCAGTTGATTATAATTACAACTCTGAtttgaacatttgttttttcattacgTGCAGACGGCAAAGAAGCCGCGTGCTCCCGCTTTGCTGCGTTGCTGGCATGCTCGGGGACACTTTGTGTCCTGCTGGCGGCGAGCGTCACCGTCGTTGTCTACCgtgagtttttaaaaaaaaaattttacgTCAACAGATTTACAATAAACGATGGCTCGTCTGACTCTGGCCTCCCTCCTTCACTCCTCAGTCGGTTCCGTAATGAAGGAACAGGAAGCGAACCTCAGCCGGCTCAACGCGgagaagcagctgctgctggaggagaggagcatcTTAAGCTCCGTCACACACCATCTCAACTGGACACTGGGAGTCATCATGCACCATCACGCCTTTCCAGTGGTCGACTTCTGCCCGGATAAAAGTGAGTGGGCCTTTTCCCCACGTTGGCCGGTTATGAAGCTACAAGATGCACTATGGGtgtggttggtggttcgagccccggctgctccatgtccgaagtgtctctgagcaaggcGCTAAATCCCTAatttgctccctgggcaaaaatgtaaacgcTTAAAATGTTAAGTTGCAacgtaagttgctttggataaaagcgtcagctaaatgacgtgtgaaTTCTGAAACCTTGTAAAACTAATTTAGTACAAAAAAGCAGAACTGACAACAGAGTAGATTATTACGTCAAAAGAGCTAATTGttaataaatgataaaagaTAAACATTAAGTCCGGAGAGGAAGCACAACCTTGTAAATGTCCGCAAGAGAAGAAGTagcaaaatacacaaattaGTTACATTAATATTAACTTTATATACTAGCACTTTAGATTCAGACTATCATGAGCTAATTGCTAGCTCGGTTAGTATGGAAGTAagtctgtgtcatcggattttgaaagaaaaaggtgattgaatttctagcactgaatatttatgcattgaaatcatgtatctgaatgtttttcaacgttaaaatattcaactgcaaagaattcaaccgcaaataattcaatgcaaaaaaattcaaagcaaaaaaattcaaaccgcaacatccgggaacccaaggaagagcaatcgattctagattcaagatcgggagcgtgcgtcaagcaaaaggagcgagcgccccaatacaacttcggcttgtcgactatgatgatgggatttcagccatgtccattaataacggggcttcgttgagtgttttaactttaacttcatgccatcagtgtggtttgtgtctgtacgaTTCAGCaatagacagctgatgctgggatgcttcgacgagctattaggagtgattggcggagttttgaaaccaggaacgcgcctgtagagcgcataggagccgctgcagcgtagtgggggggggcagcggctttagcggagcgtgtgcagacgcataaccccgacagtacgtgcaagttatgctgtttacatgcacgatcATTGCAtgcatcccagcatcagctgtctattactgaatcttacacacacaaaccacactgatggcatgaagttaaagttaaaacactcaacgaagccctATTTTTAAGGGTCATGGCTGAAATCCcgtcatcatagtcgacaagccgaagttgtattggggcgctcgctccttttgcttgacgcacgctcccgattttgaatctagaatcgattgctcttccttgggttcccggatgttgcggtttgaatttttttgcaatgaatttttgcattgaatttttttgcattgaattatttgcggttgatttttttgcagttgaatattttaacgttgaaaaacattcagatacatgatttcaatgcataaatattcaatgctagaaattcaatcacctttttctttcaaaatccgatgacacagactTACTTCCATAGTATGTGAGTAGCAAACTAGTAAAAAATGTAACCAAAAGCTCAAAAATGTATATTCTTGAGATGAGGGTTCAATAAGTGGAGAAATGCTGACTCCTTTAAAGTTATAGCTAGTTAGTTAAAACAGATATTCTAGGTATATCTGAAGAAAGAACCTTTTGCCTGCTGGCGGCGCTATGGGGGAAAGGTCAGGGGATCACCAAAGGTCAGGGTTAATTCTCTGGACACCATGGACGTCTGTACCAAACGGCATCGAAGTCCATCAAACATTTGTTACGTTGTTTCCCGTTAATCCCAAATCCTTGTTGCTTTATTCCTGAACGCAGAGTGTCAGCCGTGTCGGAAATACTGGGTTCTGTTCCAGGAAAAGTGCTACCTGTTTCCACCCGGTGAACAACTCCCCTGGAACACATGGGGGGACAGCAGGAGGTTTTGCCAAAATGCAGCTGCAGACCTCGTTGTTATCGATAATCTGCAAGAACTGGTGAGCTCGAAACAACACAAACTTCCTCTCAGGAGCTTTTAACTGTGTTTCAATTCAGATTTAGAGGTCAAAGACTCTCTAAAGGCAGTCAGCGTTTTTACTGTATGATCAGATGTGGATGTTTAGCAGTCTGTAATTTACAGGAATTCATCAGTAATCACACCAAGTTCTACCACGACCAGTATCATGGATACTGGCTCGGGCTGCGTAAAGTCGAGGACACAAACTGGGTTTGGGTCGATGGACGAAATTACACTGTCGGGTAAGGAAGTCTTTTTGTTCTCCTTTATTCATTACGTTTGAATGAAGTCTTCTCCAGAGAATGAACTTACAATGTGACTCAGTTACGGATGTTTCTAGAAACTTGCCAGCCACATTAGAATGCATGATTAAATGTTAATGCATAAGTAAGTATAACCCTCTTCATAggatttttacatttcaacGTGTAGTTCTACTTAAATAAGCCGAGAATGCAAGACCTTTACTTTGGAGTGATTCCCTTATCTTTAAGCCAACGTGGGAGACAATTCCTAAACGCTCAGAAGCATTTAATCATTAGTGTTTATCTGTTAATGGGCAGCAAAGGTGGAATATTGTTAGTTTGTTAACAATCACGTTGTGTCTCTGAAGGAGCCGGTCAACGAAAGACATTGGTACGTCTCTCCGATGTGGACTGATGGTCCCCGAGAGGAAGCCCTCAGCCAGCTGGAGTCCAGCAGACTGTTACATGAGAAACAAATTCATCTGTGAGGCCGACGCCCTGATACGGTCCGATTTGTGAGCGCTACCGTGGTTCTCTGGCGCTGGCTGCTAAATCGCATCATCGCCCATCGAATGCAAGTGTTAATTGTGGTTTGTAAAATACCTCAGAAGTCACGATAAGTGGAGAAGCTCAACTATATTTAACCGTACGATTTAAACGTTTAATCACCTTTGAACTGTTGCAGCGATATCAGAAACCTTCCCTGGGAGGGTACTGTGCATTTCATCCCGATATCAATGACATACAATCTAGTAAGACTGACTTAGAGAATACGAGCCAACGAAACATGTGAAGTGTTTCGCCCAAAGGACCAAGACTCAAAATCCTTAAAGTGAATGACTTTTGCAAAGTTTACATCATTACATTTGCAAACTGATGCAACAAAGTTGTTTTCCTGCTGCATGTTTTCAATGTTTCTGGTGTTACATAAAGACTGATGAGTCAAAATATGTTGTGCAAGCCGTGTATATTTGACTGGAAGACGTTTTAAGCCCCTTGATTTTGTTATTCActtaaatgttatatatatatattatacgtTTGTCTCCTTTGCTGTGCTTGCTCCATGTTTTTATCAGAGTGGTATCTTAATATACTACACAGTAGTATACGGCTCACACTATAGACAGACAATATAGCATTTAgtgatgttttttaaatcacataaaATACAGTACGTGTAACTTTGTGAAGAGAATTGTactattgaaaagaaaaaaaaaaaatcacacaacTGTTATTTGTCAAATTTAATTTGCCAATAAACTGCAGAAGTTCATGTTTTGTCGTCAGTTAAACCTGTTCAATAAAAAGGAGTTCAAGATCCCAAAAAAGTTCCCCTACATTTCATATTGGTTTTCtactaaaatgtatattttacatttagtgGTCAACAAAGACAAATGATTTGTGTCATACCCTAAAATCCTCCAACACGGACCCACGAAGTCCGGGACAGATTCAGGCATCATTTCTGGAGGTCGTAACCTTGTTACTGCTCTGAATTACCGATcagattaaattaaaaaggCTCGTCATACCAAGGAGCCCAGCAACAGAAGGTCCTCGCTCAACACAACCAAGATAATCACAACTTCTTTTCAGGTCCAAAGCTTTTAAACTACTTTGGACTTCTTTTTACTCTTCTTTAGACAAAGTGTCTCCTCGTTTGTATCTTCATCTGCGTaggatttgtcttttttacacttttttcttttatgccTCACAGTTGTGTCTTCCTCTGTCTTTCGGGATTTTGGTGTGCAGACCGGCTGTGATTCTGCGTTGTTGGTGTCCTCAGCAGGTTCGCTGCGTGAGGattccctccgcctcctcttcttcttcttctccctttttgtGAGCAGCTCAGCAGGCTCCTCCTGGCTCGCTGCTGCAGGTGAAAGTGTTCTTTCTTCTTCGTCCTGCTGTGtattgtgtttcttctttttatgtttcctttttgttttacgaGAGTGGTCTGAGTCACCGTTTTCTACATATATCACATCCCCATCAGAGGAAGCTGCATCACTTATCTGTTCAGCTTCCTCGttggctttcttcttcttcttcttcttcttcttcttcttgggtttAACATCCACGTCAGGACTTACAGGCAACTCGTTTAGCTCATTATCGCTCCCGGTGGATCTAATAtctttcatcttcttcttcctctgagaGTCGCTCAGCGTCTCTTCCTGCCTCTCAGCTCTCTGGTCAGCTGACCGGCCAGTGGGCGGAGTCTGTTTGACACAAACCGGCGCAGCGTCAGCCGGTTGGCTCTTCTTGCCGTACTTTGCCATGAActccgcctcctgctgctcgAGCCTGGCTAACTTGGCATTCATGGTCAAGCCATGTCTGGCTCCTCTGGAAAACAGAAGTCCATCAAAAATTAGATCCATGTTTTACTTTTCAGTATCAGCAGACACTTTATCAGGAACTTACTTGTGAGCCGTGCGGCCTCCACAAGCCTTCATCAGATCCGCATCAGAGAGCCTGTTGAGCATAAACACATTTgcaaacagttaaaaaaaaaaaaaaagagaacaataaCATTAATAAAAGCTTTTAAACTTTTGACAAAAGACCAATCTGAACCATCTCAGCATCAGATGAAGTTCTCACTTTGTGGTGCTGGAGAGATCCAGTTTCtggtcgtcctcgtcgtccgaGCTACTGCTGTCTGAGCAGGAAGGCTTCGGATCGGGCTGCTCCGTACCAGACAGCAGCGTGGCTGACTGAAGCacggaaacaaacacagacagtcaTTACCCGCTCGAAACAGTAACATTTCACAGCCacataaatgtaaaacaaaaaaaacattcccccTATTCCTTGAAAACAACATAACCAACAATGACCTCGTCCCACTAAATAGTGCCTCTGTAGCTTCCTCTTCCTAAGGAAACATCCTAAAAACCTCCGATAATCATTTACAGCTAATGTTGAAATAAGGAACAAACAACTTACCTTGACAAAGCAGCCATAAAGTTTGGCTTTAGCCAGAGCGGCTTTCCTTGGCTTTTTATTGGAGATCACGCCAGCCTCTTCACCTTCCTCCAACGTCTTCGTCAACTGAATCCCGTTCTGAATCAAACAGAAAATTCTTGACCGTCTTTGATCTGTCctcaagaggaggaagagaatcggcgatatttaaaatgtttccccTCACGAATCGGCTGGTCTCCTTTTCAAATACACCAGCTGAATATAACAGGTTATAATCCCCTCACTATCACAACACTCCCTTGTGTAACCATTTTCAAAAATAGCGTGACAGCATCACTCGATGCTTTTAGGATAAACGTGTCCCCTGGTCATGTTGTGTTGAGTCCCAGTGTCAGCGTGTTTAACTGTGTGTTGTTCAGGGATCAGCAGGACCGACTCACCTGATCAGACTGCACCTGCAGACTGGACGAAGCCTTATTGAAGACATGATCCCACCAGTGGAAGGTGAACTGATCCCCTTCCTTGTGACCAACCTGGAAGAAAAGAACCCCCCATTAGTCTAGAGAACAAGTTCACGCCGCCCCAGTGACAGATGCGAAGAAacgctgcaaaaaaacaaatcgcACTCACCCCTCCTTTGTCACATTTCACTTTGACCTTGATGGCCTCCGGTAAGCCGTTCTCTCCTCGGCCCAGTCCTTTACCTGAGGAGAGAGGACCGGATGAAGCGGTGAACCTGCGTCTGACCCACTGCGGAGGCCGAACAGAAGACATGACGGCATCTTACCGTATTCCCATCCGTGACGcaggagctgctgctctgcaaacTTCAAGCCGCGACTTTTCTCTGGTACGACTTCTGCCATCTGTTAAGAAGTTCAGTTTGTAGAGGATTCAAAATCAGTTTTAATTCATGCCGTGAGAAAATGATCCTACTTCATAAAGATTAACAGAAAACTGAATGGGTCTGTAATCTGAGAACAGGGCTGTTTTATAAAGTAAACTTTATTAAAGAAATGTCACAGTACAGCAAAACTACGAACACAGGATTTTAAAGAATATGAAGCTATTGCTAAAGATTAAAATACACAACATTATGAATGATTAGACAAATAGTAAGAGTTAACACTTTACACAGTACAATTCACTTTTTAGGTAAAGCTTAGTTTAAAACAGGTTGTGATTAGGTCTCACTTCACTTACCAATAAACATTCTGCTTTGTGTTGATACTTCGTCACAGAAAGTATTTCAAaggtttatttaattgtttaacGTCATGTTGAGCGCACTTACACCAGGGGAATAAGAATTTCTGGTGGATGCGACATTTTACGTTatattttctctgttttttttctggggtTTGAAGTTAGCAGCTAACTTTAACATAAACGCATAACAACACGTGGctcacattttacacacaaccTTAACACGAACCACACACAATAACATACCTCTGTCCGTCTGGACTCAACACAACTGCATCATCCCAACTGAAGACGAATAAACGCGTTCACGCAGCCGCTAGCCATGAGGTTTCACCAGCTAGCTGACATGACACCGGAAACACGTCACGAAGGTCCCgacctctttttcttcttctcgttgTTATTTTACAGCAGACAGCCGGAACACTGGTAGCACACGTTGCGCTCTATAAAGTAAAAGCCCCAAATGTTTGTTgacatgtgtaaaaaaaaacgataTACAGTTTGAAACACATTTGCCCTGTACTTAAAAACATGTCTTTCAAAATATACTTAAAGTACCAATAGAACGGCCCATTTcagaataatataatatacatgtattatatatCACTAGATTGTTATTaatgatgtttttatgtttgagTGTCTTAGAGCTGGACTCATGTCAGCTGCTTTATATAATATATCCTGATCagaatacttcgttactgtattaagtagaaattttgggtatctatactttactggagtatttatttttcagacgaccttttacttctactccttacattttcacgcaaatatctgtactttttactccttacattttaaaaacagtctcgttacttccggcttctccagataaatggcgctatgcggacagagtgaacgtgattgtgtttggatgagaagtttaaacatttagcatccagacacccgattggtttcctccgcgatgcgccggcagatcggagcgacaccgggtgggaaaagtggtcggtggaaagttggtatttatcgacatggagcctcctcctcttcctcctcctcttcctcacgcagagtccgtGTAACGTTTGATGAGTATCTTTGTGAcggtgggtttgtcctaaatgttgtattgagagtctggcacaacacagcgacttgcaagcagcgtattaaataaagtgatgtgtgtcttaatgcgtctttggaaatgaacacaaagggattctgtatttgctcataaagcctgaacatactggttaaccaattgctttgttgaaaaattagttgtacactgtttcactaaacagataatgtgttcattgctggattacatgttgCTCTCGtgggcaattatttggatcatggtaaaagtatttccatctcaggcctgcagtgcaaagagtactatgatttgtaatgctcaccgcattgtttgatctatgtttagtgatgttttatagccatcagtacgtgatGTTAACTCTTCTGCAGGCAAAAAAAGCTGAACATGCCAACTGGCAAATTCTGATAACAGAATCCTGTCATCCGCTCgtgactgcacctgaagccaagaaggaagaaaataaagagctgcagccataattaaacaaagagaaaaagccaggcaaacaatcgtggaccgactgaatgcgaacggatttaaaaatatgtacttgctaggaaagttgtagactgttttatTGGCTTTTATGATTTTGGTTTTACtgtaaagtgtctttgagtagcctaccatgtaaagcactatataaatacaatatagtattattatttatcctactttgccttaaaagtgagcagagggaattcATCTTCCTGTAGAAATTTACCCTAAAGACTAATTTCAAACCCTTATTCACAATGCGAGAATGTTTTACAACCATATGCACAAATCTCTATAAACGgtgtctaattctaaatatctttctacaattaaggttcatacagaacaaacaagactggaacaggtcaagataaaatataaaaacatttggccagttgATAAGTGCTCAGTTTGCAAATGGTGTAGAAATAACTTGATGAACAAGATGCCTTCGCACATATTTTATCTAAACTGATTTAAGCAGTTAAGAGGGCTCATTTGTCTGGCGGGGGGCACTAGCACCAGGCTTCACCCCCAGCTGAGGAAAAGGCAGACCTGTGATGGAAGGGATCCAGGGTGGGACAGCTACTGACTATGTTCCACCTGCAGAAACTGCCCTCTTCATACATGCTACATTCTCCAGTAcattgtcgggatctccgatccccccgagttggttgatgagaaggatcacaacacgttgatcaattaaagtaaaaaagttaacatttatttagaagagaaaaagattacatgagcaactctccgcagatatctggctctaactattgcttgcaagcaggaggtcgaaCACAAaagcacgtatttcagcgtTCGGTGTAAATGGCGTCTCTGAGCAGTAAAAGCGCTGAGTTTTTATGCACATGTGAAGTCTATCCTCAGTGCCAGGTACGAGAAGCAagtaagatatgaaccaaggccatgaacagaagtccctTGTAtcgaagcgtctatgagatcgagaaCGAggccttctcaggacacagctgcaaactaacattttgtatcatgctgctctttgcacgtcagggtcaaatacggagacttgagacccgggtttagcacaacgtattttaccattacatgcatctcacaacatcaaacacaatcacccatttacacgaAATATGTGGactgtcttgtggaaatcttctttgatgtgacacattcttctggggccaggggaggtaataaagatgtgtgccaaggacttcagtgccaaacacacacttcttacagcacggcaaatagtgcctttatttacaggttcggcatataaagacaagGCGCTTGCAAAAAAGCGGCGTGCCATACGGAGCATGTGTGGGATGGTGAGatggcttcacgctggtctgatctgtccaAAACATCCTCTCGTGTCTGAAAGCAcgtctcaatatcagtgcttcttcatccaaaacgtggttcagaaatgggcatcatggtgcagaaagaaacacaggtgaatgggactttatatatcggcctcatcacgtttacaattgttcaCTCctcagtttaaaagaaaaacaaaattgtaATTAGGCTAGAGTAAGATGAATTagtgattttcttttaaaatacatAGACCGctctaatatatataaatatccctcatatatatatatataaatgtgtatataaaaaacccacacaaagtgagttctgttgtattttgcattccgttgtcatggagtccactctatgacacgggctgcatTTTCATGACAACGGaattgtgacatcatcaacaaatCCTTTGATGT
This genomic stretch from Gasterosteus aculeatus chromosome 20, fGasAcu3.hap1.1, whole genome shotgun sequence harbors:
- the LOC120809991 gene encoding C-type lectin domain family 4 member A isoform X2, with the protein product MLFSHTFVCLQRARRPSTPRMENEIIYSTVVFSKKDGAPENGKEAACSRFAALLACSGTLCVLLAASVTVVVYLGSVMKEQEANLSRLNAEKQLLLEERSILSSVTHHLNWTLGVIMHHHAFPVVDFCPDKKCQPCRKYWVLFQEKCYLFPPGEQLPWNTWGDSRRFCQNAAADLVVIDNLQELEFISNHTKFYHDQYHGYWLGLRKVEDTNWVWVDGRNYTVGSRSTKDIGTSLRCGLMVPERKPSASWSPADCYMRNKFICEADALIRSDL
- the LOC120809991 gene encoding C-type lectin domain family 12 member B isoform X1, with protein sequence MLFSHTFVCLQRARRPSTPRMENEIIYSTVVFSKKDGAPEKKKDPTVDPKGKPEEAPNAPDGKEAACSRFAALLACSGTLCVLLAASVTVVVYLGSVMKEQEANLSRLNAEKQLLLEERSILSSVTHHLNWTLGVIMHHHAFPVVDFCPDKKCQPCRKYWVLFQEKCYLFPPGEQLPWNTWGDSRRFCQNAAADLVVIDNLQELEFISNHTKFYHDQYHGYWLGLRKVEDTNWVWVDGRNYTVGSRSTKDIGTSLRCGLMVPERKPSASWSPADCYMRNKFICEADALIRSDL
- the gpatch4 gene encoding G patch domain-containing protein 4; translation: MAEVVPEKSRGLKFAEQQLLRHGWEYGKGLGRGENGLPEAIKVKVKCDKGGVGHKEGDQFTFHWWDHVFNKASSSLQVQSDQNGIQLTKTLEEGEEAGVISNKKPRKAALAKAKLYGCFVKSATLLSGTEQPDPKPSCSDSSSSDDEDDQKLDLSSTTKLSDADLMKACGGRTAHKGARHGLTMNAKLARLEQQEAEFMAKYGKKSQPADAAPVCVKQTPPTGRSADQRAERQEETLSDSQRKKKMKDIRSTGSDNELNELPVSPDVDVKPKKKKKKKKKKKANEEAEQISDAASSDGDVIYVENGDSDHSRKTKRKHKKKKHNTQQDEEERTLSPAAASQEEPAELLTKREKKKKRRRRESSRSEPAEDTNNAESQPVCTPKSRKTEEDTTVRHKRKKCKKDKSYADEDTNEETLCLKKSKKKSKVV